A single Pseudochaenichthys georgianus chromosome 10, fPseGeo1.2, whole genome shotgun sequence DNA region contains:
- the shtn3 gene encoding shootin-1 yields MLPCSSSAQMEGCEEPHTHTECTRLTEERDEAERQLKHIKRVSQMVIEEVSVLQTQLEIEKSCRENAEALATKLNCENRKFKYLSLSSRTSLEELAPSIEADSADTSPDNFTQYQQQIKELRETVNTLLDEKKNFVCQVHEQQKRIEELTSQSEKDQAEMKELRETVDQQRKTIKRFNRVSMMATQEYDGMKEQLDLEQSLRGKAETYAHEMLVKQKEANRQSMLLLQSSEPSIQLLKALEDVAAVSKALEEERLQHQQKVDGLEAQMEQSCVKKQLEALQMQLELLDEAKKEVEGRLEEEEKKNEELENRVHQLQQKEVAMTTVPPPPHPDPGVAPPPAPPPPPPPPPPPPPPPPPPPPSRCNPLSSLIAIMRKSSKGSKTSVKTEQPAEGEGDDVKAKAVNEMMERIKHGVVLRSVKSQESKRVAVKPPQISEEKPEKPEKPDKPEKPMKPQESAMEELKGILETVKRSPSRGSQDSGSSVPSGPSLPSGKKDSELEVILRRRRNKAGEAGSADEREGQMSHVSSLDSLNGRRTSSESGKDPEVSGGLSVSSDSAGPRGSPERRGSGPGPAVVARRKSSETKEPRAGSWQERRSCSSLSEAQESPTSNGCSNSAGEEDQTAPEKCVETNGVDHAEPGQEEVLKDKGSSEC; encoded by the exons TGTCTCAGATGGTGATTGAGGAGGTCAGCGTTCTGCAGACTCAGCTGGAGATCGAGAAGTCGTGCCGGGAGAATGCAGAGGCCCTGGCCACAAAG CTGAACTGTGAGAACAGGAAGTTTAAGTACCTGAGTCTGTCGTCTCGGACCAGTTTGGAGGAGCTCGCTCCGTCCATCGAGGCCGACAGCGCAGACACCAGCCCCGACAACTTCACCCAGTACCAGCAGCAGATTAAAG AACTGAGGGAGACGGTGAACACGTTGTTggacgagaagaagaatttcgTGTGTCAGGTTCATGAACAGCAGAAACGGATAGAAGAGCTGACTTCACAG TCCGAGAAGGATCAGGCGGAGATGAAGGAGCTTCGTGAAACTGTCGACCAGCAGCGTAAAACCATCAAGAGATTCAACAGAG TCTCCATGATGGCGACTCAGGAGTACGACGGGATGAAGGAGCAGCTCGACCTGGAGCAGAGTCTGAGAGGCAAAGCTGAGACGTACGCACACGAG atgTTGGTGAAACAGAAGGAGGCGAACAGACAGAGTATGCTCCTCCTCCAGAGTTCAGAGCCCAGTATTCAGCTCCTCAAAGCTCTGGAGGACGTCGCTGCCGTCTCCAAAGCTCTGGAGGAGGAGCGACTGCAGCATCAGCAGAAG gtggacGGTCTGGAGGCCCAGATGGAGCAGAgctgtgtgaagaagcagctgGAGGCTCTTCAGATGCAGCTGGAGCTCCTGGACGAGGCTAAGAAGGAGGTGGAGGGACgactggaggaagaggagaagaagaacgaggagctggagaacagag TGCACCAGCTCCAGCAGAAGGAGGTTGCCATGACGACCGTCCCTCCTCCCCCCCATCCTGACCCCGGGGTCGCCCCTCCTCCCGCCCCCCCGCCGCCGCCTCCCCCcccacctcctccccctcctccaccgcCGCCACCCCCACCCTCCAGATGCAACCCCCTCAG CTCTCTGATCGCCATCATGAGGAAATCATCCAAAGGCTCCAAAACCTCCGTGAAGACAGAGCAGCCTGCAG AAGGCGAGGGTGACGATGTGAAGGCGAAGGCGGTGAACGAGATGATGGAGAGGATCAAACATGGCGTTGTGCTGCGGTCCGTCAAGAGTCAGGAGAGCAAG AGAGTAGCAGTAAAA CCGCCTCAAATCAGTGAGGAGAAACCCGAGAAACCAGAGAAACCGGACAAACCTGAGAAACCTATGAAACCTCAGGAGAGCGCCATGGAGGAGCTGAAGGGCATCCTG GAGACGGTGAAGCGGAGCCCCAGTCGAGGCTCCCAGGATTCGGGTTCGTCCGTTCCGTCGGGGCCGTCTTTACCTTCAGGGAAGAAGGACAGCGAGCTGGAGGTGATCCTGAGGCGCAGGCGCAACAAGGCAGGGGAGGCCGGCTccgcag ATGAGCGTGAGGGTCAGATGAGCCACGTCTCCTCTCTGGACAGTCTGAACGGGAGGCGAACCAGCAGCGAATCGGGGAAAGATCCAGAGGTTTCGGGGGGTCTGAGCGTCTCCTCGGACTCTGCCGGTCCCCGGGGCAGTCCGGAGAGACGGGGGTCCGGACCGGGGCCTGCCGTGGTGGCACGCAGGAAGAGCTCCGAGACTAAAGAGCCCAGAGCCGGGTCCTGGCAGGAGAGGAGGTCCTGCAGCTCGCTGTCTGAAGCTCAAGAGAGTCCCACCAGCAACGGCTGCTCCAACAG TGCGGGCGAGGAAGATCAAACTGCGCCTGAGAAATGTGTCGAGACGAACGGAGTCGATCACGCTGAACCCGGACAGGAAGAAGTCCTGAAGGACAAAGGCAGCTCCGAGTGTTAG